One genomic region from Drosophila busckii strain San Diego stock center, stock number 13000-0081.31 chromosome 3R, ASM1175060v1, whole genome shotgun sequence encodes:
- the LOC108604781 gene encoding solute carrier family 25 member 51: MKSDVAVVLSEPDNNINQTPQLATAVIGGTGAVHAVGASHASIFLDRFFGAFQWQEFACGCGSAFVNIAVTYPIYKIIFRQMLHGVPLSSALLQLHHEGLGFLYRGMLPPLAQKTISLSIMFGVFDGTRRYLVEDYRLNDYGAKIIAGVVAGSVESLLLPFERVQTLLADSKFHKYFSNTQNAFRYVVTNYGFRELYRGIEPVFWRNGLSNALFFMLREEASVRLPKRKSVSSRTAQEFIAGAVIGASISTLFYPLNVIKVSLQSDMGQLSEGSWHACKRIYRERDSRIGNFYRGCAFNTGRSFISWGIMNTAYENLKKLMQQHQTSSPAPLSNRK, translated from the exons ATGAAATCCGATGTGGCTGTGGTGTTATCAGAACCCgacaataatataaatcagACGCCTCAGCTGGCGACAGCTGTTATAGGTGGAACAGGCGCAGTGCATGCTGTGGGTGCCAGTCATGCGAGCATATTTCTGGATCGCTTCTTTGGCGCCTTCCAATGGCAGGAATTTGCCTGCGGTTGCGGATCGGCGTTTGTCAACATCGCAGTTACATATCCaatctataaaataatttttcgcCAAATGCTGCATGGAGTGCCGCTCTCGTCggcgctgctgcaactgcatcATGAGGGACTTGGATTTCTATACCGCGGcatgctgccgccgctggcaCAAAAAACCATCTCACTATCCATAATGTTTGGTGTGTTTGATGGCACGCGGCGTTACTTGGTGGAAGATTATCGCTTGAATGATTATGGCGCCAAGATTATAGCAGGTGTTGTGGCAGGCAGCGTGGAATCACTGCTATTGCCATTTGAGCGCGTGCAAACGCTGCTGGCGGACTcgaaatttcataaatatttctcTAATACGCAAAATGCATTCAG GTATGTTGTAACGAATTATGGCTTTCGGGAACTGTATAGAGGCATTGAACCAGTATTCTGGCGTAACGGTCTGTCGAATGCATTGTTCTTTATGCTGCGCGAAGAGGCCAGCGTACGTTTACCAAAGCGG AAATCGGTCTCTAGCAGAACTGCACAAGAATTTATTGCTGGAGCCGTAATCGGCGCTAGCATTAGCACATTATTTTATCCACTAAATGTGATCAAGGTCTCGCTTCAAAGCGATATGGGTCAGCTATCTGAGGGCAGCTGGCATGCCTGTAAGCGAATTTATCGTGAACGCGATAGTCGAATTGGTAATTTTTATCGTGGCTGTGCCTTTAATACGGGCCGTTCCTTCATAAGTTGGGGCATCATGAATACAGCTTATGAGAACCTCAAGAAGTTAATGCAGCAACATCAGACATCATCACCTGCACCGCTGTCCAATCGCAAATAG
- the LOC108604392 gene encoding 60S ribosomal protein L32 → MTIRPAYRPKIIKKRTKHFIRHQSDRYAKLSHKWRKPKGIDNRVRRRFKGQYLMPNIGYGSNKRTAHMLPTGFKKFVVHNVRELEVLMMQNRMYCGEIAHGVSSKKRKEIVERAKQLSVRLTNPNARLRSQENE, encoded by the exons atgaccATTAGGCCCGCATATAGACCCAAGATCATCAAGAAGCGCACTAAGCACTTCATCCGTCATCAGTCGGATCGTTATGCTAAGTTGTCG CACAAATGGCGCAAGCCTAAGGGTATTGACAACAGAGTGCGTCGTCGCTTCAAGGGCCAGTACCTGATGCCAAACATTGGTTATGGTTCCAACAAGCGCACCGCCCATATGCTGCCCACTGGCTTCAAGAAGTTCGTCGTGCACAATGTGCGTGAGCTGGAGGTCCTGATGATGCAGAACCGTATGTACTGCGGTGAGATCGCCCACGGCGTCTCCTCCAAGAAGCGCAAGGAGATTGTTGAGCGCGCTAAGCAGCTGTCCGTGCGCCTAACAAACCCCAATGCTCGTCTCCGTTCCCAGGAGAACGaataa
- the LOC108604391 gene encoding serendipity locus protein delta, with product MNSCFFCGAVDINGNAKYELLSAKVPSSQKAVSLVLTHLASCMKMDISLKPGVRLCPRCFHELAEYDGIMVNLMTTQKRLTTQLKAAMNSEFDEEPMEKAIEDGDEDAEAEALFVELVKEVDEEEEEGSATADGSKLDYEGETNSEDEDYVGDDSPSQINQIEIEADEEERYATKRLKQECTNCGKIFNSRYQLQKHISEEHNKTKVHVCPICGITRRDEEYLELHMNVHEGKTEKQCRFCPKSFSRPVNTLRHMRMHWDKKKYQCEKCGLRFSQDNLLYNHRLRHEAEENPIICSICNVSFKSRKTFNHHTLIHKENRPRHYCTVCPKSFTERYTLKMHMKTHEGDVVYGVREEVPADDQVVEELQVDVDESEQAVTVIMSDNDDNSAGFCLICSTNFENKKELEHHLQFDHDVVMK from the coding sequence ATGAACTCATGCTTCTTCTGCGGAGCCGTCGATATAAATGGCAATGCAAAGTACGAGTTACTTTCGGCTAAAGTGCCGTCGTCACAGAAGGCAGTCTCGCTTGTGCTCACACATCTGGCAAGCTGCATGAAAATGGACATTAGTTTAAAGCCGGGTGTTCGACTGTGCCCGCGTTGTTTTCATGAATTGGCCGAATATGATGGCATTATGGTAAACCTAATGACAACTCAAAAGAGGCTGACTACACAGCTGAAGGCGGCCATGAATTCTGAGTTCGACGAAGAGCCCATGGAAAAAGCCATAGAAGATGGCGATGAAGATGCCGAGGCTGAAGCGCTTTTTGTTGAGCTGGTCAAGGAAGTcgacgaggaggaggaggaaggATCAGCTACGGCTGATGGATCAAAATTAGACTACGAGGGTGAAACTAATTCTGAAGATGAGGATTATGTCGGTGACGACTCCCCATCGCAGATAAATCAGATTGAAATTGAAGCTGATGAAGAAGAAAGATATGCTACAAAGCGTTTGAAACAAGAATGTACCAATTGCGGTAAAATCTTCAATTCAAGATATCAATTGCAAAAGCACATTAGCGAGGAGCACAATAAGACCAAAGTACATGTCTGTCCCATATGCGGCATAACACGCCGCGATGAGGAATACTTGGAGTTGCATATGAACGTGCATGAAGGCAAAACTGAAAAGCAATGCCGCTTCTGTCCCAAGAGTTTTTCGCGTCCCGTGAATACGCTGCGGCATATGCGCATGCACTGGGACAAGAAGAAATATCAATGCGAGAAATGTGGACTACGCTTCTCGCAGGATAATCTGCTCTATAATCATCGCCTACGCCATGAAGCCGAGGAGAATCCTATTATATGCAGCATTTGCAATGTGTCCTTCAAGTCACGTAAGACTTTTAACCACCATACGCTTATACACAAGGAGAATCGCCCCAGGCACTACTGCACCGTTTGTCCCAAATCCTTTACCGAACGCTATACGCTCAAGATGCATATGAAGACACACGAGGGCGACGTGGTCTATGGTGTCAGGGAAGAAGTGCCTGCGGATGATCAGGTAGTTGAGGAGCTACAGGTGGATGTAGATGAATCGGAACAGGCTGTAACAGTTATCATGTCGGATAACGATGACAATTCAGCGGGCTTTTGTCTCATCTGCAGCACGAACttcgaaaacaaaaaggaaCTGGAACATCATCTGCAGTTCGATCATGATGTGGTCATGAAATAG
- the LOC108601396 gene encoding serendipity locus protein alpha has translation MEKLFEQLCICTELIEAGVASHTCNIAWLNKFCATFHKFASEFKIYLPCKTDLTRYNKIQMETIYLCFTQVLTCITNLERIMHTERNFELFATRNHFINRINWCLRLLHASLSQLSEDAQLDLNLDDLSFVELLDVVLDKLETFNEIVPELQHSVSIRSLDLDGQFHDAINHIIRHALAFANVALEADKKALNSLCQRVLDESSQFEHNFEQHSAEERKLESLALQRCIYCLETYLNEALLRLVFASLLDVEEMSVKKLKTALETKENTTLVPQLIAELDLNMDRIQQIGVFAIAFSQEAKTKTIVRSCLASLEALDSVLVPAFQLQTTPSAVQHADLLEQHFNEELMTFRNIIHEIIDSQALISNYLDLLADSIQNAEQLYPSGELLQIARMGNVILQHFQLEENFQILSIDGIRLYQDFLLILGECQAVLELGTSVDLKRIVKRFKILYSILAKLREDLWKNANQVNASLNDKSITNPNQSIYCSKRQISFAKQRSRKYYKLINNRSLLPFHRNI, from the exons ATGGAGAAATTATTTGAGCAATTGTGTATTTGTACAGAGTTAATTGAAGCAGGCGTGGCAAGTCATACATGCAACATAGCCTGGCTTAATAAATTCTGTGCTACTTTCCATAAGTTTGCgagtgaatttaaaatttatttgcccTGCAAAACTGATTTAACGagatataataaaatacaaatggaGACGATTTACTTGTGCTTTACTCAAGTGCTTACttgtataacaaatttggAGCGTATTATGCATACCGAGCGTAACTTTGAACTGTTTGCCACTCGCAATCATTTCATTAACCGCATTAATTGGTGCTTGCGACTGCTACACGCCTCTTTAAGCCAACTTTCTGAGGACGCGCAGCTGGATCTTAATCTAGATGACTTGTCTTTTGTGGAATTGCTGGATGTAGTGCTGGATAAACTGGAaacttttaatgaaattgtgCCTGAGCTGCAACATAGTGTAAGCATTAGAAGTCTGGATCTTGATGGACAATTCCATGATGCAATTAATCATATTATACGACACGCCTTGGCCTTTGCGAATGTTGCCTTGGAAGCGGATAAAAAGGCCTTAAATTCACTTTGTCAAAGGGTCCTAGACGAGTCAAGTCAGTTTGAACACAATTTTGAGCAACATAGTGCCGAAGAGCGTAAGCTGGAGTCATTGGCGCTCCAACGCTGCATCTACTGTCTGGAAACATATCTCAACGAGGCGCTTTTGCGCCTGGTCTTTGCCAGCCTGCTGGATGTGGAGGAAATGTCGGTGAAGAAACTAAAAACTGCTCTGGAGACTAAAGAAAATACAACGCTAGTGCCTCAACTCATAGCTGAGCTTGATTTAAATATGGATCGCATACAGCAAATCGGCGTGTTTGCCATAGCTTTTTCGCAagaagctaaaacaaaaaccattGTGCGCAGTTGCTTGGCTTCTTTGGAGGCTTTGGATTCAGTGCTGGTGCCAGCATTTCAACTACAAACCACCCCGTCTGCTGTTCAGCATGCTGACCTTTTGGAGCAGCATTTTAATGAGGAGCTGATGACATTTCGTAATATTATTCATGAGATAATTGATAGTCAGGCTTTGATTAGCAATTATTTAGACTTACTAGCGGATAGCATACAAAATGCGGAGCAACTGTACCCCAGTGGAGAGCTTTTGCAGATAGCTCGCATGGGAAATGTTATTTTACAGCATTTTCAGCTTGAAGAAAATTTTCAGATCTTATCTATAGATGGCATACGCTTGTATCAGGATTTCTTACTAATATTAGGGGAATGTCAAGCTGTACTTGAATTGGGTACTAGCGTGGATTTAAAAAGAATTGTTAaacgttttaaaattttatattctatCTTAGCTAAGCTACGTGAAGATTTGTGGAAGAACGCGAATCAGGTAAATGCTAGCCTAAATGATAAGTCTATAACAAATCCAAATCAATCTATATATTGCTCGAAAAGACAGATTTCTTTTGCTAAACAAAGGAGTCGT AAATACTACAAATTAATCAATAACAGGAGCTTACTTCCCTTCCATAGGAATATTTAA
- the LOC108604317 gene encoding serendipity locus protein beta: MNKSVGGANNPRQFCFVCGKAKSVGVFQLIEGCIVPGTFKPIKDILKHFEKVINQRLDLQPNSTACRDCLEYLFNYDRLVRNLSQVQRQIADSLINCRKKKPVCVTPKLELVKPKVVVARTPSEKSPKYTTKPVVTIVDAPGPDDDDISACEDLIQEDLGYNIQDDSDDSMESEIVDNIDVPCHICGELFTNQDCLDRHVKMDNCQKNERTTCSVCGIRVKDEEVLDLHMNLHEGKTELECRYCPKKFSHKRNVLRHMEVHWDKKKYQCEKCGERFSLSWLMYNHLMQHDAEENALICEVCHQQFKTKRTYKHHLRRHQTDRPRYPCGECEKSFVDKYTLKVHRRVHFPIEETKTAAETLVEELN; encoded by the exons atgaataaATCTGTAGGTGGCGCGAATAACCCGcgacaattttgttttgtttgcggcAAAGCAAAATCTGTTGGCGTGTTTCAACTAATTGAAG GTTGCATTGTACCAGGCACCTTTAAGCCGATCAAGGATATACTAAAACACTTCGAAAAGGTCATTAATCAGCGGTTGGACTTACAACCAAACTCGACTGCCTGCAGAGATTGCTTGGAGTATCTATTCAACTATGATCGTTTGGTTAGAAATCTTAGTCAAGTGCAACGTCAAATTGCAGACTCACTGATCAACTGCCGAAAAAAGAAACCAGTGTGTGTAACACCTAAGCTGGAACTTGTTAAGCCCAAAGTTGTTGTCGCTAGAACTCCAAGCGAAAAATCAccaaaatatacaacaaagcCAGTGGTAACAATTGTAGATGCACCTGGGCCCGACGATGATGATATATCAGCATGCGAAGATCTGATACAAGAGGATTTAGGCTACAATATACAAGATGACAGCGATGACAGCATGGAGTCGGAAATTGTGGACAACATTGATGTGCCTTGTCATATATGTGGCGAGCTATTTACAAATCAGGACTGCTTAGACCGGCACGTAAAAATGGACAATTGCCAGAAGAATGAGCGCACCACCTGCAGCGTCTGTGGGATACGCGTAAAAGATGAGGAAGTATTGGATTTGCATATGAATCTGCACGAGGGTAAAACTGAACTGGAGTGTCGTTATTGCCCAAAGAAGTTCTCTCACAAACGCAACGTGCTGCGTCATATGGAGGTACATTGGGATAAAAAGAAATACCAATGTGAGAAATGTGGTGAGCGCTTCTCATTGTCCTGGCTTATGTACAATCATCTCATGCAACACGATGCAGAGGAGAATGCACTCATTTGTGAGGTTTGCCATCAACAGtttaaaacaaagcgcacCTATAAACATCATCTACGTCGGCATCAGACAGATCGACCCCGCTATCCTTGCGGCGAATGCGAGAAGTCCTTTGTGGATAAATATACGCTTAAAGTACACAGACGTGTGCATTTCCCCATCGAGGAAACAAAGACCGCTGCGGAAACTCTAGTTGAGGAGTTGAACTAA
- the LOC108604319 gene encoding sex-regulated protein janus-A has translation MFRLLKSAVSHQSVGSRLLKMSAKDLADVPLVDIDPQGIYKYILIKVYGKEKSNGDEPSIKIVRGYANCEWHADIYDRVQAICKRTGLDTECLGGGRIEHNPDKKYIKVYGHSTGFGKADHLESKRILLTEYKDYEIETSDEGY, from the exons ATGTTCCGATTACTCAAATCAGCTGTTTCTCATCAGAGCG TTGGTTCaagattattaaaaatgagcGCTAAAGACTTGGCCGACGTACCTTTGGTGGACATAGATCCTCAAGGCATCTATAAGTACATTTTGATCAAGGTCTATGGCAAGGAAAAGTCAAATGGCGATGAGCccagcattaaaattgttcGCGGCTATGCTAATTGCGAATGGCATG CTGATATATATGATCGCGTGCAGGCAATTTGTAAAAGAACTGGTCTGGATACAGAGTGTCTGGGTGGAGGTCGGATTGAACATAACCCCgacaagaaatatataaaagtttatggGCATTCAACA GGTTTTGGTAAAGCTGATCACTTGGAATCAAAACGTATTTTGCTAACCGAGTATAAGGATTACGAAATTGAAACCTCCGATGAAGGCTATTAG
- the LOC108604318 gene encoding sex-regulated protein janus-B yields the protein MNFTKLFTSRIPASLLSKQVQRTYNKRAAAALLKLRRVQIDDDGLFPYVMIKVYIHGVTRFPRTIIRGKFNSSHKAVYNAARRELGSMELCTNPLGGGYLDVDMDKRKIYIYGGCQTFGIADHAKTQEILMSWTKYKDFQIRVGERPKPKQIP from the exons atgaACTTTACCAAACTTTTCACAAGTCGGATTCCCGCGAGTTTGCTTAGTAAGCAAGTTCAACGTACTTATAATAaaagagcagcggcagcctTATTAAAACTGCGTAGAGTTCAAATTGACGACGACGGTTTGTTTCCATATGTAATGATAAAAGTATATATTCACGGCGTGACCAGATTTCCAAGGACAATAATACGtggaaaatttaattctagcCACA AAGCGGTTTATAATGCTGCTCGCAGGGAATTGGGAAGCATGGAATTGTGCACTAATCCATTGGGTGGTGGTTACTTAGACGTAGACATGGATAAACgtaaaatctatatatatggtGGTTGTCAG ACTTTTGGTATTGCTGATCATGCTAAAACGCAAGAGATTCTTATGTCATGGACCAAATACAAAGATTTCCAGATACGCGTAGGAGAGCGACCAAAGCCCAAACAAATTCCTTGa
- the LOC108604315 gene encoding zinc finger protein interacting with ribonucleoprotein K: MNSCCICQFSVRNPKDIHTETLGKPPILLSDLVLQCTKGTNYVLGENTLICKKCYEKLSRYHKSLQIARKQRQEILDLIRASYIVKDAQLKDEDEDKEENGHMTVELVEAVNVADLEEACNPTIVDLSGAVHALEVVEEEEVEEEPEMQEYLEKGSDDDELEFQSVNLELDIENEIIINEEAPEADIESEDKETNPELDRDMLSEYEDQTDGTIEYLISEVDDQDSSGDYTVNIQCPSCPEQFSSRRAYNAHTKREHFPGYVCDQCGKTLQSYSGFIGHLQNHEPVKQFECPHCGERFSRKFRLKHHMAWHTGETPYQCDVCSKRFVHKVALYKHKMIHDTESKRLECQVCGFKTRTKAHLDRHSRSHTGAKPFACPVCNKRFSQMYNMKAHLREHENPGSTRHRRFHCTKCTHTFINEQNYASHCERNDCTPV; this comes from the coding sequence atgaatagctgctgcatttgtcaGTTTTCTGTACGAAATCCAAAAGATATACACACGGAAACACTCGGTAAGCCGCCCATATTGCTCAGCGACCTGGTGCTGCAGTGTACCAAAGGCACGAACTATGTGCTTGGCGAGAACAccttaatatgcaaaaaatgcTATGAGAAGCTCTCACGCTATCACAAATCCTTACAAATTGCGCGAAAACAGCGCCAGGAGATTTTGGATCTTATACGCGCGTCATACATAGTAAAAGATGCGCAACTAAAAGATGAGGATGAGGATAAAGAAGAAAACGGCCATATGACCGTTGAGTTGGTGGAAGCTGTAAATGTTGCTGACCTAGAAGAAGCCTGCAATCCAACAATTGTGGATCTTTCCGGAGCCGTACATGCCTTAGAAGTTGTAGAGGAGGAAGAGGTGGAGGAGGAACCAGAAATGCAAGAATACTTGGAAAAGGGTTCAGATGACGATGAATTGGAGTTTCAGTCAGTTAATTTGGAGCTAGACATTGAGAATGAGATCATTATCAATGAAGAAGCGCCTGAAGCGGATATTGAGAGCGAGGACAAGGAAACAAACCCTGAACTGGACAGGGATATGCTCAGTGAATATGAGGATCAAACTGATGGCACCATAGAATATCTCATATCGGAGGTTGACGATCAGGACAGCTCCGGTGATTACACAGTAAATATACAATGCCCCAGCTGTCCAGAGCAGTTCAGCAGTCGTCGTGCCTATAATGCTCATACCAAACGTGAACACTTTCCCGGCTATGTATGCGATCAATGCGGGAAAACGCTACAATCCTATTCGGGCTTTATAGGACATCTGCAAAACCATGAGCCGGTTAAGCAGTTTGAGTGCCCGCATTGCGGCGAACGTTTCAGTCGCAAATTTCGACTCAAGCATCACATGGCCTGGCATACTGGCGAAACGCCCTACCAGTGTGATGTCTGCTCCAAGCGATTTGTGCATAAAGTGGCGCTCTATAAGCACAAAATGATACACGACACTGAGTCCAAGCGTCTGGAGTGTCAAGTGTGCGGCTTTAAGACGCGCACCAAGGCACATCTGGACCGGCACTCACGTTCTCACACCGGCGCCAAGCCCTTTGCCTGTCCTGTATGCAACAAGCGTTTCTCCCAAATGTACAATATGAAGGCGCATCTGCGGGAGCACGAGAATCCTGGCAGCACTCGACATCGGCGCTTTCACTGCACAAAATGTACGCACACCTTCATCAACGAGCAAAACTATGCGAGCCACTGTGAGCGGAATGATTGTACGCCAGTCTAA